In Candidatus Omnitrophota bacterium, the following proteins share a genomic window:
- the fabF gene encoding beta-ketoacyl-ACP synthase II yields the protein MEEKRVVVTGLGVITPVGNDIASFWKAMKEGKSGVGPLTSFDPVNFDSRIAAEVKTFEPALYGISLKDTKRMDRFVQFAVASTFQAIKDSGIDLNKEDRNRIGVIVGSGIGGLDIIEKEHSVYLNKGVSRLSPFLIPMLIVNEAAGQIGITFGLKGPNSCVATACASGSHSIGDAFRILARGDADVMICGGTESSVVPTGVGGFCALKALSTRNNEPQKASRPFERDRDGFVMAEGCGIVVLETYEHAKKRNAHIYAEMAGYGMSCDGYHMTAPEPTGDGPARAMKISLKDAHLNPEEVTYVNAHGTSTKLNDKVETLAIKLALGAHAKKVMVSSTKSMTGHLLGAAGGVEFVVCCLAIKDGIIPPTINYEHPDPECDLDYVPNTARKAEVSVCMSNSLGFGGHNATLVVKKFKG from the coding sequence ATGGAAGAGAAAAGAGTAGTTGTTACTGGTTTAGGCGTGATCACTCCGGTTGGGAATGATATTGCGTCTTTTTGGAAGGCTATGAAAGAAGGAAAAAGCGGTGTTGGGCCTTTGACTTCTTTTGATCCTGTTAACTTTGATTCTCGCATTGCCGCAGAGGTGAAAACTTTTGAACCCGCGCTATACGGAATCTCTCTTAAAGATACCAAACGCATGGATAGATTTGTGCAGTTTGCAGTTGCAAGCACTTTTCAGGCGATTAAAGATTCGGGTATTGATTTGAATAAAGAAGATAGAAACAGGATTGGTGTTATTGTCGGCTCTGGTATCGGAGGGCTTGATATTATTGAGAAAGAACACAGCGTTTATTTGAATAAAGGTGTTTCTCGATTATCACCTTTTTTGATTCCAATGTTGATTGTTAATGAAGCAGCAGGCCAGATCGGCATTACTTTTGGCTTGAAAGGCCCTAATTCTTGCGTTGCTACTGCTTGTGCATCTGGCTCTCATTCTATTGGGGATGCTTTCAGGATTTTAGCCCGCGGCGATGCCGATGTTATGATTTGTGGAGGCACAGAAAGTTCTGTTGTCCCAACTGGTGTTGGAGGATTTTGCGCGTTAAAAGCACTTTCAACGCGCAATAACGAACCTCAGAAAGCATCGCGGCCTTTTGAAAGAGACAGGGATGGTTTTGTTATGGCAGAGGGATGCGGGATAGTTGTTTTAGAAACTTACGAACACGCCAAAAAAAGAAATGCGCATATTTATGCTGAAATGGCAGGATATGGCATGTCTTGCGATGGATATCATATGACTGCCCCTGAGCCAACTGGAGATGGCCCTGCGCGCGCTATGAAGATTTCATTAAAGGATGCGCATCTGAATCCGGAAGAGGTCACCTATGTCAATGCGCACGGAACTTCCACTAAATTAAATGATAAAGTTGAGACATTAGCTATAAAGTTGGCTTTAGGTGCTCATGCTAAGAAAGTAATGGTTTCATCTACTAAATCAATGACCGGCCATCTTTTGGGTGCAGCCGGAGGAGTAGAATTTGTAGTTTGTTGTTTGGCAATAAAAGATGGGATAATCCCTCCTACAATAAATTATGAACATCCCGACCCGGAATGCGACCTCGATTATGTTCCTAACACCGCCCGTAAGGCAGAAGTTAGTGTTTGCATGTCTAATTCTTTAGGTTTCGGCGGGCATAATGCTACTCTCGTTGTAAAAAAATTCAAAGGTTAA
- the leuC gene encoding 3-isopropylmalate dehydratase large subunit: protein MGYTIAEKILMNHSGKKSISPGEFIEAKVDVALGNDITAPIAIEEFKKAGFKKVFDKNKIVLVPDHFAPAKDLKSANQCKILANFAKEQGIKNYFEIGCMGIEHALLPELGLVLPGDLVIGADSHTCTYGALGCYSTGIGSTDLARAFVDGKIWLKVPPTIKFVYKGKLNKWVGGKDLILFTIGKIGVDGALYKIMEFCGPVIEKLSMDNRFSMSNMAIEAGARAGLIAPDEITKKYVSKFKRKAKYYESDDDARYEKVYEWDVSDLEPIVSCPHLPSNTKRVSELSNIKVDQVVIGSCTNGRISDLRIASSILKGKKIAPGLKLIVIPATQKIYLEAVKEGLVEIFVKAGGVFSTPTCGPCLGGHVGILTEGEVAIATTNRNFIGRMGSPKSFVYLSNPAVAAASAVTGVITHPDKV from the coding sequence ATGGGTTATACAATAGCAGAAAAAATATTAATGAATCATTCGGGCAAGAAGTCTATTTCCCCGGGTGAATTTATTGAAGCTAAAGTTGATGTAGCTTTGGGTAATGATATTACTGCGCCCATTGCGATAGAAGAATTCAAGAAAGCAGGGTTTAAGAAAGTTTTTGATAAAAATAAAATCGTGCTTGTGCCGGATCATTTTGCCCCGGCAAAAGACTTAAAGAGTGCAAATCAATGTAAGATTTTAGCTAATTTTGCCAAAGAGCAAGGTATTAAGAATTATTTTGAAATTGGCTGTATGGGTATTGAGCATGCATTATTGCCTGAGTTAGGTTTAGTTCTGCCGGGAGATTTGGTAATTGGAGCTGATTCGCATACTTGTACCTATGGAGCTTTGGGCTGTTATTCTACGGGGATTGGCTCAACTGACCTTGCGCGCGCATTTGTTGATGGAAAGATTTGGCTTAAAGTTCCACCGACTATAAAGTTTGTTTATAAAGGAAAATTAAATAAATGGGTCGGCGGGAAAGATTTGATTTTGTTTACTATCGGGAAAATTGGAGTTGACGGCGCTTTATATAAGATAATGGAATTTTGCGGCCCGGTTATTGAAAAGCTAAGCATGGATAATAGATTTTCCATGTCAAATATGGCAATAGAAGCTGGCGCAAGGGCTGGCCTTATCGCACCCGATGAAATTACTAAAAAATACGTTTCTAAATTTAAGCGTAAAGCTAAATATTACGAGTCGGATGATGATGCGCGATACGAGAAGGTATATGAATGGGATGTTTCCGATTTAGAGCCGATTGTATCTTGCCCCCATCTGCCGAGTAACACTAAACGCGTTAGCGAATTAAGCAACATTAAAGTTGATCAGGTGGTTATTGGTTCGTGTACAAACGGAAGAATTTCAGACCTAAGGATTGCTTCTTCAATATTAAAAGGCAAGAAAATTGCTCCGGGATTGAAATTAATTGTTATTCCTGCAACACAGAAGATTTATCTGGAAGCTGTGAAAGAGGGCTTGGTGGAAATCTTTGTTAAAGCAGGAGGAGTTTTTTCAACTCCTACTTGCGGGCCTTGCCTTGGCGGGCATGTTGGGATTTTAACCGAAGGTGAAGTTGCGATTGCAACTACTAACCGAAATTTTATCGGAAGAATGGGAAGCCCAAAGTCTTTCGTATATTTATCTAATCCTGCTGTAGCTGCTGCTTCGGCAGTTACGGGTGTAATTACACATCCTGATAAGGTGTAA
- the rsmD gene encoding 16S rRNA (guanine(966)-N(2))-methyltransferase RsmD, with protein MRIITGKYRNMVIHMPKGIRPTQNKVRKAIFDILGDMEGLTFLELFAGTGAVGFEAASRGAKHVTLVEFNKESLRSIKRNILSLKLQNCDLYPMDTQKTIEILRKEKRQFDIIFFDPPYYEGLAKKTLQMLGPCDILAPNGFIVAQHFKKDQLPKEDGELVLIKEAVYGDTVLSFYRKA; from the coding sequence ATGAGAATAATTACAGGTAAATATAGAAACATGGTTATCCATATGCCAAAAGGCATAAGGCCGACTCAGAATAAGGTGAGGAAAGCCATATTTGATATTTTAGGGGATATGGAAGGGCTGACTTTCCTGGAGCTTTTCGCAGGTACTGGTGCGGTAGGCTTTGAAGCGGCTTCAAGAGGGGCCAAACATGTTACTTTGGTTGAATTTAACAAAGAAAGCCTGCGTTCTATAAAAAGGAATATACTTAGCCTTAAGCTCCAAAATTGCGACTTGTATCCTATGGATACCCAGAAAACAATAGAAATCCTGCGCAAGGAAAAACGCCAATTTGATATTATTTTCTTTGATCCTCCTTATTATGAGGGCTTGGCAAAAAAAACCTTGCAAATGTTAGGCCCTTGTGATATATTAGCGCCCAATGGTTTTATAGTCGCTCAGCATTTTAAAAAAGACCAGCTTCCCAAGGAAGACGGAGAGCTGGTTTTAATAAAAGAGGCTGTTTACGGCGATACTGTGTTATCTTTCTATAGAAAAGCTTAA
- the coaD gene encoding pantetheine-phosphate adenylyltransferase yields the protein MCQKAIYPGTFDPITYGHIDLIKRAQEIFSEVIVAVAHNPHKKPLFSVKERVKLLKEATVDLPGIEITDFDGLVVDFARKKKAKVLIRGLRMISDFEYEFQMALTNRKLASDVETIFLMPHESYSYLSSKLLKEAASLGADVSRFVPDFVEKELKKKLKRNLKG from the coding sequence ATGTGCCAAAAAGCTATTTATCCGGGGACATTTGATCCGATTACCTACGGACATATTGATCTTATTAAGAGAGCACAAGAGATATTCTCGGAAGTCATTGTGGCAGTTGCCCATAATCCCCATAAAAAACCTCTTTTTAGCGTTAAGGAAAGAGTAAAATTGCTTAAGGAGGCAACAGTTGATTTGCCGGGGATTGAGATTACTGATTTTGACGGCTTAGTTGTAGATTTCGCCCGTAAAAAGAAAGCCAAAGTGTTAATCCGCGGGCTTCGCATGATTTCGGATTTTGAATATGAATTCCAGATGGCTTTGACAAATAGGAAACTTGCTTCAGATGTAGAAACAATCTTCCTCATGCCTCATGAATCCTACAGCTATCTTTCCTCTAAACTGTTGAAAGAAGCAGCATCTTTAGGCGCAGATGTATCCAGGTTTGTGCCGGATTTCGTGGAAAAGGAACTGAAAAAGAAATTAAAAAGAAATCTTAAGGGATAA
- the plsX gene encoding phosphate acyltransferase PlsX: MKIIVDAMGGDHAPEVVIDGVVEAVNQYDTEVVLVGDEAKIKQLLEKKNYPKDKISTYHAPEVIEMHESPAVSVRKKRNSSISIGINLVKEGKGDAFFSAGNTGAVVCAATLFLGLLPEVERPGIAIVTPSVKGISLIVDVGANIDAKPLHLLQYGIMGSAYLQNIFNIKNPSIGLLNVGEEESKGTGFVKETYELLSKSNINFIGNIEGKALFTGKCDVIVCDGFVGNVALKVTEGTAEAIQVFLKRHLLKTNLLGKIGILLLKNTFIKFKKEMDYAEFGGAPLLGVNGVVIIGHGRSHARAIKNAIRVAKEEVERQVNKKIVEAISSLHQKQA; this comes from the coding sequence GTGAAGATTATAGTTGATGCTATGGGAGGGGATCACGCGCCGGAAGTTGTGATTGATGGCGTTGTGGAAGCAGTTAATCAATATGATACGGAAGTTGTCCTTGTAGGCGATGAGGCAAAGATAAAGCAGCTTTTAGAGAAGAAGAATTATCCTAAGGATAAAATCTCTACTTATCACGCTCCGGAAGTAATTGAAATGCATGAGTCTCCGGCAGTCAGTGTCCGCAAAAAACGAAATTCTTCAATTTCAATAGGGATTAATTTAGTTAAAGAAGGCAAGGGAGATGCTTTTTTTAGCGCCGGAAATACCGGGGCGGTTGTCTGTGCTGCAACTTTATTTTTGGGGCTCCTTCCCGAAGTCGAGAGGCCAGGCATAGCTATTGTTACGCCATCCGTAAAAGGCATTTCTTTGATTGTTGATGTTGGTGCGAATATTGACGCTAAGCCGTTACATTTATTGCAATACGGCATCATGGGTAGCGCTTATTTGCAGAATATATTTAATATCAAGAATCCAAGTATTGGCCTTTTAAATGTCGGCGAAGAAGAAAGCAAGGGTACTGGTTTTGTGAAAGAAACTTACGAGCTGCTTTCTAAAAGTAATATTAATTTTATAGGTAATATTGAAGGAAAGGCTCTTTTTACAGGTAAATGTGATGTAATTGTTTGCGATGGCTTTGTGGGGAATGTTGCATTAAAGGTTACGGAAGGCACTGCCGAAGCAATACAGGTATTTTTGAAACGCCATCTTTTAAAAACTAATCTCTTGGGAAAAATTGGCATCCTTCTTTTGAAGAATACATTTATTAAGTTTAAAAAAGAGATGGATTATGCAGAATTTGGTGGAGCTCCTTTATTAGGAGTTAATGGTGTTGTAATAATTGGTCATGGCAGGTCTCATGCAAGGGCGATAAAAAACGCGATTAGGGTAGCTAAAGAGGAAGTAGAGAGGCAAGTTAACAAAAAGATCGTGGAAGCAATAAGTTCCCTTCATCAAAAACAGGCCTGA
- the fabD gene encoding ACP S-malonyltransferase: MVAYLFAGQGAQYIGMGKDLYESFPESKAVFDKADKVLGFSISKLCFEGPQEELTKTKNCQPAIVAASIAALEAYKAQGTSDKAQVKFVAGLSLGEYSALVAAGAISFEDAIYLVRRRGEYMEEEALKNPGKMASLIGLDLSKVKEVCAKTNTEIANINCPGQIVISGSPSGIEEAVKLAKEIGARMAIILDVSGAFHSSFMKGATLKLAKELDSVKINAPRIPVISNVSGKPVASAFEIEENLIKQVASSVLWEDSMKFILNSGVSKFIEFGPGKVLKGLMRRIDVNAEVKTVEKKADIIV; the protein is encoded by the coding sequence ATGGTAGCTTATCTTTTTGCAGGGCAAGGCGCACAATATATAGGTATGGGCAAAGACCTCTATGAGTCTTTCCCCGAAAGTAAGGCTGTATTTGATAAGGCGGACAAAGTTTTAGGATTTTCAATATCCAAGCTTTGTTTTGAAGGCCCGCAAGAAGAACTTACTAAGACTAAAAATTGCCAGCCAGCGATTGTTGCGGCAAGTATTGCTGCTTTGGAAGCTTATAAGGCACAAGGCACAAGTGACAAGGCACAAGTTAAGTTTGTTGCTGGGTTAAGCTTAGGCGAGTACTCGGCGTTGGTTGCAGCTGGAGCGATTAGTTTTGAAGATGCTATTTATCTGGTAAGGCGCCGCGGTGAATACATGGAAGAAGAAGCGCTTAAGAATCCCGGTAAGATGGCTTCTCTGATTGGCCTTGATCTTTCTAAGGTTAAAGAGGTTTGTGCAAAAACTAATACAGAAATAGCGAATATTAATTGCCCCGGACAGATTGTGATATCCGGAAGCCCTTCTGGAATAGAGGAGGCAGTAAAATTAGCCAAGGAAATTGGAGCAAGGATGGCTATTATTTTGGATGTAAGCGGTGCGTTCCACTCTTCTTTTATGAAAGGAGCTACTTTAAAGCTGGCTAAAGAATTAGATAGCGTTAAAATTAATGCTCCTCGTATTCCCGTTATTAGCAATGTAAGCGGAAAGCCTGTTGCCTCAGCATTTGAAATTGAAGAGAATTTGATTAAGCAGGTTGCTTCAAGCGTGCTTTGGGAAGATTCAATGAAATTCATATTAAATTCAGGAGTAAGTAAATTTATTGAATTCGGCCCGGGTAAAGTGTTAAAAGGGCTTATGCGGCGAATAGATGTTAATGCTGAAGTTAAAACAGTAGAGAAAAAAGCAGATATTATTGTTTAG
- the fabG gene encoding 3-oxoacyl-[acyl-carrier-protein] reductase produces MRLKDKVALITGGARGIGRAIAMRFAQEGADIVIADVNPADAEKTCAEIEALGRKTLGLQMDVTDFTKVEEAINKILDKFGKVDILVNNAGITKDNLLLRMGQPEWDAVINVNLKGTFNCTKAVSKPMIKARFGRIVNIASIIGIIGNAGQANYAASKAGIIALTKTTAKELASRNVNVNAVAPGFIQTEMTAKLPEEVKQKMKEVIPLDKFGTPEDVAACCLFLASEDSSYITGQTIVVDGGMVMV; encoded by the coding sequence ATGCGTCTTAAAGATAAAGTAGCTTTAATTACTGGTGGAGCAAGAGGAATAGGAAGAGCTATTGCTATGCGATTTGCCCAAGAGGGCGCAGATATTGTTATAGCTGATGTAAATCCGGCAGACGCCGAGAAAACTTGTGCTGAAATTGAAGCTTTAGGGAGGAAAACCTTAGGGCTGCAGATGGATGTGACAGATTTTACAAAAGTAGAGGAAGCGATAAATAAAATTCTTGACAAATTTGGAAAGGTTGATATATTAGTTAACAATGCTGGGATAACAAAAGATAATCTTTTGTTAAGAATGGGCCAGCCAGAGTGGGATGCAGTCATAAATGTGAATTTAAAAGGCACATTTAATTGCACAAAAGCTGTATCCAAACCGATGATAAAAGCAAGATTCGGCAGGATAGTTAACATTGCCTCAATTATCGGTATAATCGGAAATGCAGGACAAGCAAACTACGCCGCTTCAAAAGCAGGGATAATTGCTCTTACAAAAACTACGGCAAAAGAACTGGCTTCACGAAACGTAAACGTCAATGCGGTTGCTCCTGGGTTCATCCAGACAGAAATGACGGCAAAGCTTCCTGAAGAAGTAAAGCAGAAAATGAAGGAAGTTATCCCGCTAGATAAGTTTGGCACGCCTGAAGATGTTGCAGCGTGTTGTTTATTCTTGGCGTCAGAAGATTCCAGTTATATAACCGGCCAAACTATTGTAGTTGACGGCGGAATGGTTATGGTATAA
- a CDS encoding 3-isopropylmalate dehydratase small subunit, whose amino-acid sequence MIIKGKAHKFGDDVNTDDIISAKYLVTTNEKELGSHCMEAIAPDFVKKINVGDIMVAGKNFGCGSSREHAPVAIKGCGISAVLAKSFAGIFFRNAINVGLPFLEIENPEEISEGDDLEIDLSSGVIRNITKNKSYKTEAFPKFLQEIVEKGGLLNYVKSKKGK is encoded by the coding sequence ATGATTATTAAAGGTAAGGCTCATAAATTTGGCGATGATGTTAATACGGACGATATTATTTCCGCTAAATATCTAGTGACTACCAACGAGAAAGAATTAGGCAGCCACTGCATGGAGGCAATTGCCCCTGATTTTGTAAAGAAAATAAATGTAGGGGATATTATGGTTGCCGGAAAGAATTTCGGCTGTGGGTCATCCCGTGAGCACGCACCGGTAGCTATCAAGGGTTGTGGAATTTCCGCGGTCTTAGCAAAGAGTTTCGCGGGTATTTTTTTCCGTAACGCTATAAATGTAGGCTTGCCATTTTTAGAGATAGAAAATCCGGAAGAAATTTCTGAAGGAGATGATTTGGAGATAGATTTATCAAGTGGAGTAATTAGGAATATAACCAAAAATAAAAGCTATAAAACAGAGGCCTTCCCGAAATTCTTACAAGAAATCGTAGAGAAGGGCGGGCTTTTGAATTATGTTAAAAGCAAGAAAGGTAAATAA
- the rpmF gene encoding 50S ribosomal protein L32 — protein MALPKRRHSTTRGRKRRTHWKIAKTTLVPCTQCKTPKVSHQVCKVCGYYDGRQVIEIKVKEKKHKKQ, from the coding sequence GTGGCACTACCTAAAAGAAGGCATTCAACAACGCGCGGCAGAAAGCGCCGTACGCATTGGAAGATAGCAAAGACTACTCTTGTCCCTTGTACTCAATGCAAAACACCAAAAGTTTCTCATCAGGTTTGCAAGGTCTGCGGTTATTATGACGGCAGGCAGGTAATTGAGATTAAGGTAAAAGAGAAGAAGCACAAGAAGCAATAA
- the acpP gene encoding acyl carrier protein, with protein sequence MAVQDKVKSIIAEQLGVKPEEVTPEASFVDDLGADSLDTVELVMALEEEFGIEIPDEDAEKITTVGDAVKYIEEKSGNK encoded by the coding sequence ATGGCAGTACAAGATAAGGTTAAATCAATAATAGCAGAACAGCTGGGAGTAAAACCGGAAGAAGTAACTCCTGAGGCATCATTCGTTGATGACTTAGGTGCCGATTCTTTGGATACTGTAGAATTAGTCATGGCATTGGAAGAAGAGTTTGGTATTGAAATACCAGATGAAGATGCAGAGAAGATTACAACCGTTGGAGATGCTGTTAAGTACATTGAAGAAAAATCTGGAAATAAATAG
- a CDS encoding ketoacyl-ACP synthase III, whose product MKKVGIIGLGKYLPQKVLTNADLEKMVDTSDEWITTRTGIKERRLAAKNEVTSDLGLGAAKEAIEDAKLKPEDIELIIVATITPDMQFPATACILQAKLGAMKAVCFDVSAACAGFVYAISIAQQFISQGAYKNALVIGAEMLSSVTDWEDRNTCVLFGDGAGAAVLAEVNGGGIISTYLGCDGTKVDLLNVPAGGSKHPATAETVAKRMHFIKMQGNELFKIAVKSMTEAAETVLKQAHLKFSDVNLIIPHQANSRIIMAVAKKLGLGEDKIYLNIERYGNMSSASTAIALCEAVKEGRVKKGDIVLLDAFGAGLVSGACVIKW is encoded by the coding sequence ATGAAAAAAGTTGGGATAATCGGTTTAGGAAAATATTTGCCTCAAAAGGTTTTGACTAATGCTGACCTTGAGAAAATGGTAGATACTTCTGATGAATGGATTACGACCAGGACCGGCATTAAAGAAAGAAGGTTAGCTGCTAAGAATGAAGTTACTTCTGATTTAGGGTTAGGGGCAGCTAAAGAAGCAATTGAGGATGCAAAATTAAAGCCGGAAGATATTGAATTAATTATCGTCGCAACAATAACCCCAGATATGCAATTCCCTGCAACAGCTTGTATTTTGCAGGCAAAACTTGGGGCGATGAAAGCAGTATGTTTTGATGTTTCTGCAGCCTGTGCAGGGTTTGTTTATGCTATATCTATAGCGCAGCAATTTATCTCACAGGGTGCTTATAAAAATGCATTAGTTATTGGAGCTGAGATGCTATCTTCCGTAACTGATTGGGAAGATAGGAATACTTGTGTTTTATTCGGTGATGGAGCAGGAGCTGCTGTGTTGGCAGAAGTAAATGGCGGCGGCATTATTTCAACATATCTTGGCTGCGATGGGACAAAGGTTGATTTGTTAAATGTTCCCGCAGGCGGTTCAAAGCATCCTGCTACAGCTGAAACGGTTGCTAAGAGGATGCATTTTATAAAGATGCAGGGCAATGAATTATTTAAGATAGCGGTTAAAAGTATGACTGAAGCGGCAGAAACTGTTTTAAAACAAGCCCATCTAAAATTCTCCGATGTAAATTTAATCATACCGCATCAAGCAAATTCCCGGATTATTATGGCGGTTGCAAAGAAATTAGGTTTAGGGGAAGACAAAATATATTTGAATATTGAAAGATACGGCAATATGTCTTCAGCGTCAACTGCCATAGCTTTGTGCGAAGCAGTTAAAGAAGGAAGAGTCAAAAAAGGAGATATTGTCCTTTTGGACGCTTTTGGCGCGGGCCTTGTTTCGGGAGCTTGTGTTATTAAATGGTAG
- a CDS encoding DUF177 domain-containing protein, whose amino-acid sequence MKIDINSIPIEGLTLIEKINPSDLDLETDLIKYQGLINARAFITKISNAVSVDLNLTGKIHAVCARCLEEFEIDLNRELKFNYPVSKTESKIDLDPDIREEIIVGYPIKFLCKENCLGLCVKCGKNLNEGGCSCGTT is encoded by the coding sequence TTGAAGATAGATATAAATAGCATACCGATTGAAGGCTTAACATTAATTGAAAAAATTAATCCTTCGGATTTGGACCTTGAAACCGATTTAATTAAGTATCAGGGTTTAATAAATGCGCGGGCGTTTATAACTAAGATAAGTAACGCGGTTAGCGTTGATTTAAACCTAACCGGTAAGATTCATGCTGTTTGTGCCCGTTGTCTGGAAGAATTTGAAATTGATTTGAATCGGGAATTAAAATTTAATTATCCGGTGAGCAAGACGGAATCAAAGATTGATCTTGATCCGGATATAAGAGAAGAGATAATCGTAGGTTATCCCATAAAGTTCCTCTGCAAGGAAAATTGCTTAGGGCTTTGTGTAAAATGTGGCAAGAATTTAAACGAAGGAGGATGTTCCTGTGGCACTACCTAA